The Micropterus dolomieu isolate WLL.071019.BEF.003 ecotype Adirondacks unplaced genomic scaffold, ASM2129224v1 contig_14180, whole genome shotgun sequence genomic interval GGAACGTTAATAAGGCGTCAGCGAAGGGGTGGGAAACCATCGGTTCTGTCTTTAGGAACGTTAATAAGGTGTCAGCGAAGGGGGGCAAATCATCGGTTCTGCAGTTTGGAACGTTAATAAGGCATCAGCGAAGGGGGGCAAATCATCGGTTCTGCAGTTTGGAACGTTAATAAGGCGTCAGCGAAGGGGGGCAAATCATCGGTTCTGCAGTTTGGAACGTTAATAAGGCGTCAGCGAAGGGGTGGGAAACCATCGGTTCTGTCTTTAGGAACGTTAATAAGGTGTCAGCGAAGGGGGGCAAATCATCGGTTCTGCAGTTTGGAACGTTAATAAGGCATCAGCGAAGGGGGGCAAATCATCGGTTCTGCAGTTTGGAACGTTAATAAGGCGTCAGCGAAGGGGGGCAAATCATCGGTTCTGCAGTTTGGAACGTTAATAAGGCGTCAGCGAAGGGGTGGGAAACCATCGGTTCTGTCTTTAGGAACGTTAATAAGGTGTCAGCGAAGGGGGGCAAATCATCGGTTCTGCAGTTTGGAACGTTAATAAGGCATCAGCGAAGGGGGGCAAATCATCGGTTCTGCAGTTTGGAACGTTAATAAGGCGTCAGCGAAGGGGGGCAAATCATCGGTTCTGCAGTTTGGAACGTTAATAAGGCGTCAGCGAAGGGGTGGGAAACCATCGGTTCTGTCTTTAGGAACGTTAATAAGGTGTCAGCGAAGGGGGGCAAATCATCGGTTCTGCAGTTTGGAACGTTAATAAGGCATCAGCGAAGGGGGGCAAATCATCGGTTCTGCAGTTTGGAACGTTAATAAGGCGTCAGCGAAGGGGGGCAAATCATCGGTTCTGCAGTTTGGAACGTTAATAAGGCGTCAGCGAAGGGGTGGGAAACCATCGGTTCTGTCTTTAGGAACGTTAATAAGGTGTCAGCGAAGGGGGGCAAATCATCGGTTCTGCCGTTAGGAACGTTAATAAGGTGTCAGTGAAGGGACGGCAAACCTTAAATTCAGTCTAAATTGATGGGAGCAGTTGTGTTGGGGTGATGTTGTTGGTATCTGTACTGGCATTGACCGTGGTATTGATATGAATTAGTAATTACATTGGTGTGTGCGTGCTCAGACTCTGAACATGGTCACGCCCACGCTGCGGGTGGAGGACTGCAGCATCGCTCTTTTGCCTAGAAACCACGAGAAGAACCGCTGCATGGACGTGTTGCCTCCGGACCGCTGCCTGCCGTTCCTCATCACCATCGACGGAGAGAGCTCCAACTACATCAACGCTGCGCTGATGGACGTATGTGACACAAATTTACTcaaagacaaaaagcataatgTAAACGTAGGGAATCTGACAAATTATTATCATTTCACTGCTTCCTGATTGATCAGCAACTAAAAGACTATGGATGGTGAAAGTCCAGATGGACATATTTCAAGGCACTGGATGTAACGTTAGCTCTAATGGTAGCTAATGGGTTATCAAATATGTTGTTTTACCTTGAAATATGATCGATGTCCCTCCGGACTTTCACCAGCCATCGTCTCCTGGTCGATCAGGAAAGCACAGCAGTGCGACATTGTGCTTTTGATAACAGCATTTCAGTTCCTTGATGAGATGTCAGGGAAAAATGGCCGCCATGTGGATATGGTGCATTACAAGGAGCTGAATAAGccgttagcagctcctgtttgcTTCCTGTTTGCAGGGTACAGACAACTTTAGCTGTGATACTAaggaaaacttaaaaacatgatTCTTATAATATTAAGTACATCATTATACATCATAATACCtagtttcattattatttattataatgatagGTCATGAAAGTAACTGTCCCTTTAaatgccagagagagagaggccttTGGTTTATGTTAGAGAGCGGGAGAGAGCAGGCTCAGCATCTTTGTGGGTTAATGGAGGGTTTAGAAACACAGACCACAGTATTGTCCTACCCTACCATTTCACCAATAAACAACTCCATCCCCATGGAAACTGACCAAATACCTGAccacagagagtgtgtgtgttcaaagcTCCTCTTACATTAAAGCTCAGAGAGGGAAAAACTTTGCTCTTGTTGATCTTACTCATTCGCGTGCTTGATGTCATTTCCTGCTGCGTGACCTTATATTGGTGTGTGTTAACTGTTGCAGAGCTACAAGCAGCCGTCAGCGTTTATCGTTACCCAGCATCCTTTGCCCAACACAGTGAAGGACTTCTGGCGTCTGGTCCTGGACTACCACTGTACGTCTATCGTCATGCTGAACGACGTCGACCCtgcacaggtaaacacacacacacacacacacacgtcaacGCACGTGAAAGATTAACGAAAAGATGAGTGTGAACCAGATTCAAGTGTAAAAGTACTGTATACGTGTACATATTATATAccctgaaaataaataacaggtaacagtaacagcactgTACATATCTAATATCTACTCAAAAGTATACAGATATTCACGTTTCCTCCCTGAGGAATCTGAATATCCTGTTACCAGTTGCTCCTGGTGATATAGCTCTGGTGGAAAATCATAGGAATGACTGTACGAAGATAGAAAATCAACCAGTccgtgtgtctgtgtctcagctGTGTCCTCAGTACTGGCCGGAGAACGGCCTCCATCGCCTCGGCTCGTTGCAGGTGGAGTTTGTCTCCGCAGATCTGGAAGAGGACGTCATCAGCCGAATTTTCAGGATCTACAACACAGCAAGGGTGCGTTTCTTTTACTCTCTGTTACCTCCCTTTATGGTTGATGTTACTTTGACTACTACCACCTAAAGACAGGGACACGCGTCAGGACTATATCTCCTTTTTTGGCTGGCAACCACCTCTATTTTGGTACAAGAACATGTAATAGATTGTTGTGGGATTTGCATGATCATCTACCTGCAGAGCTACTGTGATTTACTGTGGTCCAGTGGTGACAGAGCAATGATCCAGTGGTGACTGAACAGTGATCCAGTGGTGACTGAACAGTGATCCAGTGGTGACTGAACAGTGGTCCAGCGGTGACTGAACAGTGGTCCAGCGGTGACTGAACAGTGGTCCAGCggtgactgagcagtggtccagcGGTGACTGAGCAGTGATCCAATGGTGACTGAACAGTGGTCCAGCGGTGACTGAGCAGTGATCCAGTGGGGAcagagcagtggtccagtggttattgagcagtggtccagtgatgactgaacagtggtccagtggtgacagagcagtggtccagtggtgactgagcagtggtccagtggtgaTCCAGCGGGTAGCAGTGGTGACTGAGCAGGTAGCAGTggtgactgagcagtggtccaatggtgactgagcagtggtccaatggtgactgagcagtggtccagtggtgactgaacagtggtccagcggtgactgagcagtgactgagcagtggtccaaTGGTGACTGAGTAGTGGTCCAATGGTGACTGAGTAGTGGTCCAGTGGTGACTGAACAGTGGTCCAGCGGTGACTGAGCAgtgactgagcagtggtccaaTGGTGACTGAGTAGTGGTCCAATGGTGACTGAGTAGTGGTCCAGTGGTGACTGAACAGTGGTCCAGCggtgactgagcagtggtccagt includes:
- the LOC123966763 gene encoding receptor-type tyrosine-protein phosphatase mu-like, whose product is MVTPTLRVEDCSIALLPRNHEKNRCMDVLPPDRCLPFLITIDGESSNYINAALMDSYKQPSAFIVTQHPLPNTVKDFWRLVLDYHCTSIVMLNDVDPAQLCPQYWPENGLHRLGSLQVEFVSADLEEDVISRIFRIYNTARVRFFYSLLPPFMVDVTLTTTT